A genomic region of Amphiura filiformis chromosome 6, Afil_fr2py, whole genome shotgun sequence contains the following coding sequences:
- the LOC140155265 gene encoding uncharacterized protein, protein MANLDWSDRANVGCLNGHVRNAQQYSSRNNHDNNCRFPNWQRQNTPKKHHYYPPQPTQRQTGKPPTLLRLDSAGESVEDFPNSPHRPFEGRSNERTQNSFLGNILSKVGYPLHPNGGTYLARTDKSPQGDINLDRLVEKFNSSCEMEPPHHQWPQHHHQSQMANQEVHLPERQPPMQPAKIVPAMTFNGGPYITWSSQDNRPRTFPAYYRFLNFVHFHPYNNATRIGRTHIPPISQPPHAWSGRIPQFHQRSPHKQCHPLRLSTCDQNKQAYHPREAKQFCGGKPKNNERMMQTKSPMSHQGEHSTIPKATSPHGITDASACKGHRKHFDKCRPQAAEANSLFVYNEKTSHPTPSNRTLRKEDNCRQSTIQSGPCEMPRASLSENMSTNTCSNSDPDDKVLSKQDRFQCTKTHYLADVCTKSNKRSCEKSCSSTSVNITNKQKDEKCNTISRSIASDDVTKPNNEQEEKYAANEPNSSGSKQMHSSIAYLLADYVDNSAVCSNDSDFSEVDEDAAEDFTDEINDTEIDNASSKLWESFQTSDPYNPIYGWKCLPDNSSRKDQVTTQEAADNTSNNVKDSTLTFNDSGVSVIQQSSDNDASSTSYSSTDESEESSECSDDEWSQDSGCDEEEQRIWDSLCRSNDPYDPMGGWRLQPSSASPTTNSLPTVPDVVLDDDTGPNNEQPSSASLVTKSVPTLPDVVLDDNTAPTNEQPTSLKTKLQSLPLHETFVDKNASSTRHPTVSFILGADDYSDSDSPDPDDDDDYETSDKDTLDSSAKYEDLWQSFESSSDPYNPINGWNCQSPSLLHRSASSPSELCKADTEEHDEPTPLSPEVHADGGQQILLKVPSNVSLIQSSSTGCLKSIWKKALQRDKETKAKKVSFCTQEPVIISPELPMWENEYKEARCGHWEELARDRCRFQRRICEAELIVAPCFTPAHRMKVFQKLYS, encoded by the exons atggCCAATCTCGACTGGTCTGATAGAGCGAACGTCGGCTGTTTGAACGGTCACGTACGAAATGCACAGCAGTATTCTTCtcgtaataatcatgataataactgTCGATTCCCAAATTGGCAAAGACAAAATACACCAAAGAAACACCACTACTATCCGCCGCAGCCAACTCAAAGGCAAACAGGAAAGCCGCCGACACTACTAAGACTGGATAGTGCTGGTGAGTCGGTTGAAGACTTTCCCAATTCTCCGCACAGACCTTTTGAAGGGAGATCAAATGAAAGGACACAAAATTCATTTCTGGGCAATATTTTGAGTAAAGTTGGATATCCATTGCACCCTAACGGTGGTACTTATCTAGCAAGGACAGATAAAAGTCCGCAAGGTGATATAAACTTAGATAGATTGGTTGAAAAGTTTAATTCGTCTTGTGAAATGGAACCACCACATCATCAGTGGCCACAACATCATCATCAGAGCCAAATGGCGAACCAGGAAGTACACTTGCCTGAAAGACAACCACCTATGCAACCTGCCAAGATTGTGCCTGCTATGACTTTTAATGGGGGACCATATATCACATGGTCATCCCAGGATAATAGGCCAAGAACTTTTCCAGCGTATTACAGATTTCTGAACTTTGTACATTTTCATCCGTACAACAATGCTACGCGAATCGGTCGAACACACATACCCCCAATTTCTCAACCCCCACATGCTTGGAGTGGCCGAATCCCGCAATTTCATCAGCGATCACCCCATAAACAATGTCATCCTCTTCGTTTGTCAACATGTGACCAAAACAAACAGGCATATCACCCAAGAGAAGCTAAGCAATTTTGTGGAGGCAAACCAAAGAACAATGAAAGAATGATGCAAACCAAGTCACCCATGAGTCATCAAGGTGAACACAGTACTATACCAAAGGCAACATCACCCCATGGTATAACTGATGCCAGCGCATGTAAAGGTCACAGGAAGCATTTTGACAAATGCAGGCCCCAAGCAGCTGAAGCAAATTCTTTATTTGTGTACAATGAAAAGACATCCCATCCAACTCCAAGTAATAGAACATTACGCAAGGAGGACAATTGTCGGCAAAGCACAATTCAGTCTGGTCCATGTGAAATGCCACGTGCATCACTATCAGAAAACATGTCAACAAACACTTGTTCAAACAGTGACCCTGATGATAAGGTGCTATCAAAGCAGGATAGATTTCAATGTACCAAAACACATTATTTAGCAGATGTGTGCACAAAATCAAATAAGCGTTCATGTGAAAAATCATGTTCTTCAACAAGTGTAAATATCACCAATAAGCAAAAAGATGAAAAGTGCAATACCATTAGCAGATCAATAGCAAGTGATGATGTTACAAAGCCAAACAATGAACAGGAAGAgaaatatgcagcaaatgaaccAAATTCCTCGGGTAGCAAGCAAATGCACTCCTCAATTGCATATTTACTTGCAGATTACGTAGACAATTCGGCAGTATGTTCAAACGATAGTGATTTTAGTGAAGTAGATGAAGATGCAGCTGAGGATTTTACAGATGAAATAAACGATACTGAAATAGATAATGCTTCTTCAAAACTTTGGGAATCGTTTCAAACCAGTGATCCATACAATCCCATCTATGGATGGAAGTGCCTTCCGGATAATTCTAGTCGTAAAGATCAGGTGACCACCCAAGAAGCAGCAgacaatactagtaataatgtcaAAGATTCCACCTTGACTTTCAATGATTCCGGTGTCTCTGTAATACAGCAGTCATCTGATAATGATGCCTCATCAACGTCATATTCATCAACTGATGAAAGTGAAGAGAGCTCTGAATGTTCAGATGATGAATGGAGTCAGGACTCTGGTTGTGATGAAGAAGAGCAGAGAATATGGGATTCTCTATGTCGTAGCAATGATCCGTATGATCCCATGGGTGGATGGCGCCTACAGCCTAGCTCAGCCTCGCCAACGACTAACTCATTGCCCACCGTACCGGATGTAGTATTGGATGACGATACCGGGCCCAATAATGAGCAGCCAAGCTCGGCCTCGTTAGTAACCAAGTCAGTTCCCACCCTACCGGATGTAGTGTTGGATGATAATACTGCACCCACTAATGAGCAGCCTACATCACTGAAAACCAAACTTCAATCGCTTCCTCTTCATGAAACTTTTGTCGACAAAAATGCGTCTTCCACAAGACATCCAACAGTGTCTTTCATTCTTGGTGCAGATGATTACAGTGACTCTGATTCCCCTGatcctgatgatgatgatgactatgaAACAAGTGACAAAGACACTTTAGACTCTTCTGCAAAGTATGAAGATCTTTGGCAATCATTTGAGTCATCTAGTGATCCTTACAACCCCATTAATGGATGGAATTGTCAATCCCCCTCTTTGCTTCACCGAAGTGCCTCATCTCCAAGTGAACTGTGCAAAGCTGATACAGAAGAACATGATGAGCCAACACCACTCTCTCCAGAAGTCCATGCTGATGGAGGACAACAAATCCTTCTAAAGGTCCCCAGTAATGTGTCCCTGATTCAGTCTTCTAGTACAGGATGTTTGAAGTCAATCTGGAAGAAAGCTCTGCAGCGTGATAAGGAAACAAAGGCTAAAAAG GTCTCTTTCTGTACCCAGGAACCAGTGATAATCAGTCCAGAGCTACCAATGTGGGAGAATGAATACAAGGAAGCAAGATGCGGTCACTGGGAGGAATTGGCAAGGGATCGGTGTCGCTTTCAGAGACGAATCTGCGAAGCTGAACTCATCGTTGCTCCATGCTTTACACCAGCACATAGGATGAAAGTGTTTCAAAAACTCTATTCATGA